Sequence from the Clostridia bacterium genome:
ACTGCCCCCCGATAACCAGGCCCACACCGTGACTGGCCGCGCCTTGGTGTTGCTGCCGCGCGCCTCCAAGTTGTCGGGTGTGCTCTCCTGGTCGCGCTGGACGCAGGACGATCCCTTCCTCCCGTTCTCGATCAATTCGGCTATCACTGCGGCCAACCTGCCGGCCGGCGTGACACCCACGTCCATCGCCGCACTGCCGCGCGGCAGCCTCGGCGGACTCGTCCACACCTTTAATCAGGATTATGTGGCCAGCAGCCGGCCATGGCGCCCCGTCCAGTTGACGTTCCGTTATAACGACTACGACTTCGACAATCTCACGGCCAGCATCCTGTTCCCGGGCTACGCCGCCGCCGGCGATAGTTGGTGGCGGACCGCCATCTCCGGCCAGCCCGGCACTACCCCCGTCCGCATTGAGTCCGAACCGAGTTCGTTCCGCCGCAAACGGGCCCAGTTCGAAGCCGCGATCCGCCCGGTTGACGCGATCACCTGGAAAGCGGCCTACCGCTGGGAGGGGTGGGATCGGGAGCATCGCGAAGTTGCGCACCTCACCGAGAACGGGTTTTTGACGTCCCTCTCGTTCGCACCTCGCAACGATGTCTATGCGCGGGCCGGCTTCCGCTACTTCGACCGCACTCCGGATGCGTATGACCCCGGCACCCTGGAACCGCCGTTCCTGCGGATGTTCGATCAGGCCCGCCGGCTCCGTAAGCAGGCTGATGCGCTGCTTTCGTTCAACCTCACACCGCGCGTGACCGCGTCCGGATCCTGGTTCTATCTTTCCGATGTCTATGACAAAACGTTCTTCGGTTTGCACCAGCAGAAAACGACCAGTTCCTCGGCCGACATTACCTTTACGGCTACCGAAAACGTGTGGTTTTACGGCGGCTGGGGTTACGACCGCACCGGCTACGACTACCTTGCCGTTGCGAAGACGACCTTCCCATACAGCTTTGCGAACGCCTGGACGCGCGATACTCGCGACCGCGTCCACTCCGCCCACATCGGCTTTTCCGGCGCGGCGGCCGGCAACAAGGCCAACTTCCAGGTCAACTACGCCGTCGCACTCGCGGGGATGGATATCAACACCGTCAATCCCAATCCGATCGTTCCCACGCAGGCGCTCAACGCGCAGGCGTTTCCATTTCCCAAGGTCAAAAGCCAGTTTCATGAGTTGCGCCTCGATGCATCCTATGAGGTGGCTTCCCGTGTGCGCGTGGGGCTTTTCTACTTGCTCGAACCGTTTCGGCTGAACGATTTCGCCGTTGACACGATCGCTCCCTACGCGCCGGAGCGGATCGCGCCGGAAAACGACGCGCGGCGTTACTACTTCCTTGATACGGGGATGAGCAATTACCTGGGCAACACCGCCGCCCTTTATCTTCGTTTCACCGTGTTTTGAGCGGCGAAATCGGTTCGCCAACCTTCACTCTCGCGATCCCAGGACGACAACGAGCGCCGTCGTGCGCTTCGGACCGATTCTGCGGCCGGCGTTCGGGACGGTGGAATCGAAATAGATCGCATCACCCTCCGCTAGTTCGTGCTCCCCTTCACCGGCCCGTAACGCGCCACCTCGAACAGGAGAGGTTGGCTGTCAGATGCTTGTGCCGCAACCCGGAGGCGCTGCGCTGGCGCGCGACTCTATGCCGGTCCGGAGTGAGCACCAGGCCCCCGCGAACTTCGCCCGGGTGGCCCGCGAGGCAGGGGTACGGCGCATCATCTACCTGGGCGGCCTTGCGCACGGCAGCGAACTCTCGTCGCACTTGCGCAGCCGCGCCGAGACCGGTAATATCCTGCATTCCAGCGGCATTCCCGTCGTAAAATTCTAAGCGTCAATCGTAATTGGTTCCGGCAGCGCAGTTTTTGCCCGCGTTGGGTGAACACCGCGACCCAGCCCATCGCAGTCGAAGTGTGGAGCACCATGAACCGGAGCGGCGCCTCATGCTGTTTGCGGAAATGAGAGCTCCCGGGCGCGCGTGGCTCGAATTCCGTGCGGAACCCGATGGCCCCTCCGCGGTGCTCCGTCAGATCGTGAATGTTGATCCGGGTGGCGCGGCATGTCTGCGGTTTTTACGAACTTCTTACAAATTCCGCACAGTTTGATAATAGCGACGTTATACGATACAGCCAGTTCGCTAAGATGCGTGTCAACACCAAGTTATCCCTGTGACACGATCCTAATCAGTGACTGAAAGGTGAGGTACAACCACATGAGGCATTTCGCAAAGCCGCTGCTGATCGCGCTTGCCGTCTTCACGTTGGCCGGCCGCGTCGGCGCAGATTCGATTCCTGTCGAGGTGCTGGATCCGAGTCTCCAGGTGACGACTGTACTCAACTCGGGCATATCACAGCCCATCGGGATTGTCTTCCTTGCTCAGAACGACTTCTTTGTGCTCGAAAAGGCGTCTGGGCAGGTGAAACGGGTCATCAACGGTGTCATCCAGCCTACGCCGGTTCTCGATCTCGCTGTCAACTCAGCCTCCGAACGAGGCCTTTTGAGTTTGGTCTTGCATCCAAATTTCCCCGCAACGCCTTTTGTCTATATCCGTTGGACCGAGAGCAGCACCGGAGTCGATACGGGCGTGATCAGCGCCGTACCTCTGCTCGGCAACCGTGTGGACCGTTTCGTCTGGAACGGGTCGACCCTGGTATTCGACAGCAACATAATCATGTTGCGCTCACTGCAGACGGACAACATACCGGTCCCGGGCCACCCGGGTACGAACAACGCAAATCAGGCAGGGAACCATAACGGTGGCGTGATGAGGTTCGGCCCTGACGGCAAGCTTTACATATTCATGGGTGACCAGGGCCGC
This genomic interval carries:
- a CDS encoding MtrB/PioB family outer membrane beta-barrel protein, coding for MKKTLLSVLSLAAAFSQDKPTTPAAPDQPVTMDIEVGGQARAVDGEKSFGLQRYRDIPRGAFVRRFDFSALTEGNPVRFNFRSIDLLQRDQRFTADLEDVGAWDIRFDWWAFSRYWSNHNPNVLTEVSRGVLTAPSALRGALQGAGGSVVPLAAEAVANAPQYEIRSFRERGIVTASWNLRPGLTLSVNFMRERRTGNRPFAQGTYVRLGMPTGDTFETPGQEMWEPTSYGTTEAGAALDYARRNFFASVEYHASLFGNTTEGLIWQNPFQLTPEQSILPSGDLNRGRFAQTQAALPPDNQAHTVTGRALVLLPRASKLSGVLSWSRWTQDDPFLPFSINSAITAANLPAGVTPTSIAALPRGSLGGLVHTFNQDYVASSRPWRPVQLTFRYNDYDFDNLTASILFPGYAAAGDSWWRTAISGQPGTTPVRIESEPSSFRRKRAQFEAAIRPVDAITWKAAYRWEGWDREHREVAHLTENGFLTSLSFAPRNDVYARAGFRYFDRTPDAYDPGTLEPPFLRMFDQARRLRKQADALLSFNLTPRVTASGSWFYLSDVYDKTFFGLHQQKTTSSSADITFTATENVWFYGGWGYDRTGYDYLAVAKTTFPYSFANAWTRDTRDRVHSAHIGFSGAAAGNKANFQVNYAVALAGMDINTVNPNPIVPTQALNAQAFPFPKVKSQFHELRLDASYEVASRVRVGLFYLLEPFRLNDFAVDTIAPYAPERIAPENDARRYYFLDTGMSNYLGNTAALYLRFTVF